A stretch of the Lolium perenne isolate Kyuss_39 chromosome 3, Kyuss_2.0, whole genome shotgun sequence genome encodes the following:
- the LOC127340661 gene encoding protein ACCELERATED CELL DEATH 6 isoform X1: MDGTLMVSRGCGDAHQLKDLSNTEDSRRINTEDSTQLVINPLLLASACLGSWRALIFLLDREDAQKPPVVMHTQAFIHLLMSDGAAKQPPENDIEEGVDQHGLPAVSAPLLEGVTVEGDTALHVVASHGDDRNYLNCASIIYERAKHLLFVLNVKGDTPLHCAARAGKSKMVSQLINLVIASEDAKHELLRKVNWREETALHDSIRIGDNHIVDLLMTADAQLANYPRESMSPLYLAILLDKYIIVSTLFDRSKGNLSYSGPNGQNALHAAIHRSKDLTIKLLAFNKSLTTQADKNGSLPLHFASDNRLGKHGIQILKQVFTANPAQLYQPDKCGLFPIHIAASIGDESIISIFIERCPSSASLRDARGRTFLHLAVEKKIGNIVSFVCRNSSLAWILNLQDNEGNTALHLAVQARSLHLFCSLFGNPRTLLSLTNSQGQTPLDVTQIGTSLSLFKVLRADICRMLNRGGARRGICRSDHFEEKYSIPENEPELSESLKDSAQGTGIVSVLIATMTFGATFALPGGYRADDHVNGGTPTLAGRYVFSTFLMANTLAFICSSIATLGIMYAGNPRKKMSSRKIHFLASSFFAHGSVTSLSVAFAIGVYSVLTPVAPKTAIAICLISSLVALYNEAEGLWIMFYTANSIRRRMGLIKAVRLSIPGTIGLLLRGFWQFIIIFIWLAYVSKREKY; the protein is encoded by the exons ATGGACGGTACTCTGATGGTTAGTAGAGGTTGTGGAGATGCCCATCAGTTGAAGGATCTGTCGAACACGGAGGATTCTAGGAGAATCAACACGGAGGATAGTACTCAGCTGGTCATAAATCCTCTGCTGCTAGCATCAGCGTGCCTTGGCTCGTGGAGGGCATTGATTTTTCTTCTCGACAGGGAAGACGCACAAAAGCCACCAGTGGTGATGCATACTCAGGCATTTATTCACCTTCTAATGAGTGATGGCGCAGCGAAACAGCCACCAGAAAATGACATCGAAGAGGGTGTTGATCAGCATGGTTTGCCTGCTGTGTCTGCACCGCTTCTTGAGGGCGTCACGGTTGAGGGGGACACTGCACTACATGTTGTTGCCAGCCATGGGGACGATCGGAATTATTTGAATTGTGCTAGCATCATCTATGAGAGAGCCAAACACCTCCTTTTTGTGCTAAATGTCAAGGGTGATACGCCCTTGCATTGTGCTGCTAGAGCTGGGAAATCAAAGATGGTTTCTCAACTCATTAATTTAGTTATTGCAAGTGAGGATGCCAAGCATGAACTCCTGAGAAAGGTGAATTGGCGTGAAGAGACGGCTTTACATGATTCTATCCGCATCGGGGATAATCATATAGTCGACCTGCTAATGACGGCTGACGCTCAACTGGCTAACTACCCTCGCGAAAGCATGTCACCATTGTACCTTGCCATCTTGCTGGACAAGTACATCATTGTAAGTACGCTTTTCGACAGAagtaaagggaacctctcctactCTGGACCAAATGGACAAAATGCGTTGCATGCTGCGATTCATCGGAGTAAAG ATTTGACAATAAAGCTACTGGCATTCAACAAGAGCCTTACAACACAAGCGGACAAAAATGGGAGTCTGCCTCTCCACTTCGCTTCAGATAATCGGTTGGGTAAACATGGTATCCAAATTCTCAAGCAAGTATTCACAGCTAACCCAGCCCAACTGTATCAACCAGACAAGTGCGGTTTATTCCCCATACATATAGCGGCATCTATAGGCGACGAAAGTATTATATCCATTTTTATTGAGAGGTGTCCTAGTAGTGCCAGTTTGCGTGATGCAAGGGGCAGGACATTTCTTCACCTTGCTGTTGAAAAAAAGATTGGCAATATAGTCTCATTTGTATGTCGAAATTCGTCTCTAGCTTGGATTTTAAATTTGCAAGACAATGAGGGAAACACGGCACTACACCTAGCTGTCCAAGCCAGGAGTCTTCATTTGTTTTGTTCCCTATTTGGTAATCCAAGAACGCTCCTGAGTTTGACGAACAGCCAGGGACAAACTCCTCTTGATGTGACACAAATTGGCACCAGTTTGTCG CTTTTTAAGGTTTTGCGAGCAGACATATGTAGGATGCTCAACCGAGGTGGCGCTAGGAGAGGCATTTGTCGCTCAGATCACTTTGAAGAGAAGTACAGTATCCCAGAGAATGAACCGGAACTATCAGAGTCGCTGAAAGATTCAGCACAGGGAACAGGCATCGTCTCAGTACTAATAGCCACCATGACATTTGGTGCAACTTTCGCTCTACCTGGAGGTTACAGAGCGGATGACCACGTTAATGGTGGTACACCAACACTTGCTGGGAGGTATGTGTTCAGTACGTTCCTTATGGCCAACACATTAGCTTTTATTTGCTCCTCGATAGCCACGCTCGGCATCATGTACGCTGGAAATCCCAGAAAAAAGATGTCATCCCGTAAAATACACTTCCTGGCATCTTCGTTCTTCGCTCACGGGTCAGTGACAAGCTTAAGTGTTGCATTTGCAATTGGCGTATATTCGGTGCTAACTCCGGTTGCACCAAAGACTGCCATCGCGATCTGTTTAATCAGTTCCCTTGTAGCGCTATACAATGAAGCTGAAGGTCTGTGGATAATGTTTTATACCGCAAATTCTATTCGTAGGAGAATGGGGTTAATTAAAGCAGTGAGGCTAAGCATTCCGGGGACCATTGGCTTATTGTTGAGGGGATTTTGGCAATTTATAATCATTTTTATTTGGCTCGCGTATGTAAGTAAGAGGGAGAAATATTAA
- the LOC127340661 gene encoding uncharacterized protein isoform X2, with the protein MDGTLMVSRGCGDAHQLKDLSNTEDSRRINTEDSTQLVINPLLLASACLGSWRALIFLLDREDAQKPPVVMHTQAFIHLLMSDGAAKQPPENDIEEGVDQHGLPAVSAPLLEGVTVEGDTALHVVASHGDDRNYLNCASIIYERAKHLLFVLNVKGDTPLHCAARAGKSKMVSQLINLVIASEDAKHELLRKVNWREETALHDSIRIGDNHIVDLLMTADAQLANYPRESMSPLYLAILLDKYIIVSTLFDRSKGNLSYSGPNGQNALHAAIHRSKAKDIFDHPAIMVIYSPLEAYRLLHLILGSIDHQPTLSGI; encoded by the exons ATGGACGGTACTCTGATGGTTAGTAGAGGTTGTGGAGATGCCCATCAGTTGAAGGATCTGTCGAACACGGAGGATTCTAGGAGAATCAACACGGAGGATAGTACTCAGCTGGTCATAAATCCTCTGCTGCTAGCATCAGCGTGCCTTGGCTCGTGGAGGGCATTGATTTTTCTTCTCGACAGGGAAGACGCACAAAAGCCACCAGTGGTGATGCATACTCAGGCATTTATTCACCTTCTAATGAGTGATGGCGCAGCGAAACAGCCACCAGAAAATGACATCGAAGAGGGTGTTGATCAGCATGGTTTGCCTGCTGTGTCTGCACCGCTTCTTGAGGGCGTCACGGTTGAGGGGGACACTGCACTACATGTTGTTGCCAGCCATGGGGACGATCGGAATTATTTGAATTGTGCTAGCATCATCTATGAGAGAGCCAAACACCTCCTTTTTGTGCTAAATGTCAAGGGTGATACGCCCTTGCATTGTGCTGCTAGAGCTGGGAAATCAAAGATGGTTTCTCAACTCATTAATTTAGTTATTGCAAGTGAGGATGCCAAGCATGAACTCCTGAGAAAGGTGAATTGGCGTGAAGAGACGGCTTTACATGATTCTATCCGCATCGGGGATAATCATATAGTCGACCTGCTAATGACGGCTGACGCTCAACTGGCTAACTACCCTCGCGAAAGCATGTCACCATTGTACCTTGCCATCTTGCTGGACAAGTACATCATTGTAAGTACGCTTTTCGACAGAagtaaagggaacctctcctactCTGGACCAAATGGACAAAATGCGTTGCATGCTGCGATTCATCGGAGTAAAG CTAAAGACATATTCGATCATCCTGCAATTATGGTGATATATTCTCCTCTGGAAGCTTATAGGTTACTCCATTTGATATTAGGCTCTATAGATCATCAACCTACACTTTCAGGG ATTTGA